A DNA window from Bacteroides cellulosilyticus contains the following coding sequences:
- a CDS encoding OmpA family protein, with translation MKKIKISVLLLSGAILLGSCSTMNNTAKGGVIGGGSGAAAGAIIGGLIGKGKGAAIGAAVGAAVGTGAGVAIGHKMDKKAAEAAKIEGAQVEKVTDTNGLAAVKVTFESGILFGFNSSTLSNTSKSSLRELAQILKEDPTTDIAIVGHTDKVGTYEANMKVSKDRAYTVENYLQDCGVSPSQFKKVEGVGYNQYDDSMSASQNRRVDIYMYASEQMIKNAEAGK, from the coding sequence ATGAAAAAGATTAAGATTAGTGTACTGCTATTGAGCGGTGCTATATTATTAGGAAGTTGCAGCACAATGAATAACACTGCCAAAGGTGGTGTGATAGGTGGTGGATCGGGCGCTGCTGCCGGTGCCATTATCGGTGGATTGATCGGTAAAGGTAAGGGTGCGGCTATTGGTGCAGCAGTAGGTGCAGCAGTAGGTACGGGTGCAGGTGTTGCCATCGGTCATAAGATGGATAAGAAGGCTGCCGAAGCTGCCAAGATTGAAGGCGCACAGGTAGAGAAAGTAACAGATACCAATGGGCTTGCCGCTGTAAAGGTGACTTTTGAATCAGGTATCCTGTTTGGTTTCAATTCATCTACATTGAGCAATACTTCCAAGTCTTCTCTGCGTGAACTGGCCCAGATATTGAAAGAAGACCCTACAACAGATATTGCAATCGTAGGCCATACGGATAAAGTAGGTACGTATGAAGCTAACATGAAAGTTTCAAAAGACCGTGCATATACCGTAGAGAATTATCTGCAAGATTGCGGTGTGTCTCCTTCACAGTTCAAGAAGGTGGAAGGCGTAGGCTACAATCAGTATGACGACAGCATGTCAGCCAGCCAGAATCGCCGCGTAGATATTTACATGTACGCCAGCGAGCAGATGATTAAGAATGCAGAAGCAGGCAAGTAA
- the mtgA gene encoding monofunctional biosynthetic peptidoglycan transglycosylase, which produces MSIKKVLRIVRNLILFFFISTILAVVLYRFIPVYTTPLMVIRSTQQLFKGEKPVWHHTWVSFDKISPHLPMAVIASEDNRFATHNGFDFEEIKKAMKENETRKRKRGASTISQQTAKNVFLWPQSSWIRKGFEVYFTWLIELCWSKERIMEVYLNSIEMGQGIYGAEAAAKYKFHTTAAKLTAGQCALIAATLPNPIRFDSAHPSAYILRRQSQILRLMKLVPKFPPVEKKEVKKQKTEKKKKK; this is translated from the coding sequence ATGAGTATAAAGAAAGTCTTGCGGATAGTCCGCAACCTGATACTCTTTTTCTTTATTTCCACTATTCTGGCAGTGGTGCTGTATCGCTTTATCCCTGTTTACACCACTCCCCTCATGGTAATCCGCAGTACCCAGCAACTCTTCAAAGGCGAAAAGCCGGTATGGCATCATACTTGGGTTTCTTTCGATAAGATCTCCCCTCACTTGCCGATGGCAGTTATCGCTTCGGAAGATAATCGCTTTGCCACCCACAACGGCTTCGATTTCGAAGAGATAAAAAAGGCCATGAAAGAGAATGAAACCCGCAAACGGAAACGGGGTGCCAGTACTATTAGCCAACAGACCGCAAAGAATGTATTCCTTTGGCCGCAATCCTCATGGATACGAAAGGGATTCGAAGTTTATTTCACCTGGTTGATAGAACTATGCTGGTCGAAAGAACGGATTATGGAAGTTTATCTCAACTCCATCGAAATGGGACAAGGTATTTATGGAGCAGAAGCTGCCGCCAAATATAAGTTCCATACCACTGCCGCCAAACTGACTGCGGGACAATGTGCATTGATAGCGGCAACACTCCCCAATCCTATACGTTTTGATTCGGCGCATCCGTCAGCTTACATTCTGCGGAGACAGTCGCAAATCCTGAGATTGATGAAATTGGTTCCCAAATTCCCTCCGGTAGAAAAGAAAGAAGTCAAGAAGCAGAAGACTGAGAAGAAGAAAAAGAAATAA
- a CDS encoding DUF5103 domain-containing protein — MKKVLSLFLICIICCGVHAQRTEVYNQHIHTVQVIANNDYMSPAVIRLGENETVEISFDHLTHDYHRYQYILTHCNADWTPSDLSETEYLDGFNDNPIEDHDISVNTTLPYTHYRLTLPNDQVQLKLSGNYRLTVYDDAEGKNKPAFTTCFRVLQKEVNVSAQVSSDTEIDRNKTHQQVSFSIQYKGYPIRNPQNEVKVHVLQDNRTDNWVTNLHPSYIGPDQLRYEHNRALIFPAGNEYRRFEMVSTRYASQGVESIRYHAPYYHVTLRPDEPRLLNYSYDQDQNGRFVIRYDEAVDNATEADYFFVHFSLLWENPLTEGNFYLQGAFTYDNFNEESRLKYNAEAHAYECTQLLKQGAYNYQYLYVAPSTTAGSTAQAEGNFYETENEYLILVYHRAFGERYDRLIGMQQVHYK; from the coding sequence ATGAAAAAAGTCTTGTCGCTATTCTTGATTTGTATCATCTGTTGCGGGGTGCATGCCCAGCGTACGGAGGTTTATAATCAGCATATACATACAGTGCAGGTCATTGCCAACAATGATTATATGTCTCCTGCCGTCATCCGGCTGGGAGAGAATGAAACTGTAGAAATATCTTTCGACCACCTGACTCACGATTACCACCGCTACCAGTACATCCTCACACACTGCAATGCGGACTGGACACCTTCGGATCTTTCCGAAACAGAATATCTGGACGGTTTCAATGACAATCCGATAGAAGATCATGATATTTCCGTCAATACTACCCTGCCCTACACGCATTACCGTCTGACACTTCCTAACGACCAGGTACAACTGAAACTTTCGGGTAACTACCGTCTGACGGTTTATGACGATGCGGAGGGAAAGAATAAGCCGGCTTTCACTACCTGCTTCCGGGTATTGCAAAAGGAGGTGAACGTATCGGCACAAGTCAGCAGTGACACTGAGATAGACCGGAATAAGACGCACCAGCAGGTGAGTTTTAGTATTCAGTATAAAGGATATCCTATCCGCAATCCGCAGAATGAAGTCAAAGTACACGTCTTACAGGATAATCGTACGGATAACTGGGTAACGAATCTGCACCCTTCCTATATTGGTCCTGATCAGCTACGTTACGAACATAACCGGGCCTTGATATTTCCTGCGGGAAACGAGTACCGGCGTTTTGAAATGGTGAGTACCCGCTATGCTTCGCAAGGTGTGGAGAGTATTCGTTATCATGCTCCTTACTATCATGTCACACTCCGCCCGGACGAGCCTCGCTTACTAAACTACAGTTACGATCAGGATCAGAACGGACGCTTCGTAATACGATATGACGAGGCGGTAGATAATGCTACGGAAGCAGATTACTTCTTCGTTCATTTCTCTTTGCTATGGGAGAACCCGCTAACTGAAGGGAACTTCTATCTGCAAGGAGCTTTTACTTATGATAATTTTAATGAAGAGAGTCGGTTGAAGTATAATGCAGAAGCGCATGCTTATGAATGCACGCAATTGCTGAAACAGGGAGCGTATAATTATCAATACTTATATGTGGCTCCCAGTACCACCGCAGGAAGTACTGCACAGGCAGAGGGGAATTTCTATGAGACAGAGAATGAATATCTGATCCTTGTTTACCACCGGGCCTTTGGAGAAAGGTACGACAGGCTGATCGGGATGCAACAGGTACATTATAAATAG
- a CDS encoding cytochrome d ubiquinol oxidase subunit II has product MTYVFLQQYWWFVVSLLGALLVFLLFVQGGNSLIFCLGKTEEHRKMMINSTGRKWEFTFTTLVTFGGAFFASFPLFYSTSFGGAYWLWMIILFSFVLQAVSYEFQSKAGNLLGKNTYRTFLVINGVVGPVLLGGAVATFFTGSEFYIDKGNMTNTVMPVISHWANGWHGLDALTNPWNVVLGLAVFFLARILGALYFINNIDDKDLVARSRRSLIGNSVLFLVFFLSFVIRTLLADGYAVNPETGEVFMEPYKYLTNFIEMPLVLVLFLIGVVLVLFGIGKSLLKTKFDKGIWFTGIGTVLAVLALLLVAGYNNTAYYPSTNDLQSSLTLANSCSSQFTLRVMFYVSFLVPFVLAYIFYAWRSIDIHKISEKEMKDGGHAY; this is encoded by the coding sequence ATGACCTACGTTTTTCTACAACAATATTGGTGGTTCGTGGTATCATTGCTGGGAGCCCTTCTTGTATTCCTGCTGTTTGTGCAGGGTGGTAATTCGCTTATTTTCTGCCTGGGCAAGACGGAAGAGCACAGGAAAATGATGATTAACTCTACCGGTCGGAAGTGGGAGTTTACGTTCACTACGCTGGTAACGTTTGGTGGTGCGTTCTTTGCATCTTTCCCATTGTTTTATAGCACGAGTTTTGGTGGTGCGTACTGGCTTTGGATGATTATTCTGTTCAGTTTTGTGTTGCAGGCTGTCAGCTATGAGTTCCAGAGCAAGGCGGGAAATCTGCTGGGAAAGAATACATACCGTACATTCCTGGTGATTAATGGAGTAGTAGGTCCGGTGCTGCTGGGCGGTGCGGTGGCTACGTTTTTCACCGGTTCGGAGTTTTATATCGATAAGGGGAATATGACGAATACGGTGATGCCGGTTATCAGTCATTGGGCAAATGGCTGGCATGGTCTGGATGCGTTGACTAATCCATGGAATGTAGTGCTTGGGTTGGCGGTGTTCTTCCTGGCTCGTATTCTGGGAGCTCTTTACTTTATTAATAATATTGATGATAAAGATCTGGTGGCACGTAGCCGCCGTTCGTTGATAGGTAATTCCGTGCTGTTCCTGGTGTTCTTCCTGTCGTTTGTTATCCGCACGCTGTTGGCAGATGGATATGCGGTGAATCCGGAGACGGGTGAAGTCTTTATGGAACCATATAAGTATCTGACGAACTTTATCGAAATGCCGCTGGTATTGGTGTTGTTCCTGATAGGAGTGGTGCTGGTGCTGTTCGGTATAGGAAAGAGTTTGTTGAAGACAAAGTTTGATAAAGGTATCTGGTTTACGGGCATAGGTACGGTGCTGGCGGTACTTGCATTGTTGCTGGTTGCAGGATATAATAATACGGCTTATTATCCTTCTACCAATGATTTGCAGAGTTCACTGACGTTGGCAAACAGTTGCTCCAGCCAGTTTACGCTGAGGGTAATGTTCTATGTTTCCTTCCTGGTTCCGTTTGTTCTTGCGTATATCTTCTATGCTTGGAGAAGTATTGATATACATAAGATTAGTGAAAAGGAAATGAAAGATGGAGGACATGCGTATTAG
- a CDS encoding cytochrome ubiquinol oxidase subunit I: MLEHIDTSLIDWSRAQFALTAIYHWIFVPLTLGLAVIMGIMETMYYRTGDEFWKRTAKFWMKLFGINFAIGVATGLILEFEFGTNWSNYSWFVGDIFGAPLAIEGILAFFMEATFIAVMFFGWDKVSKKFHLASTWLTGLGATISAWWILVANAWMQNPVGMEFNPDTVRNEMVDFWAVALSPTAVNKFFHTVLSGWVLGAVFVVGVACWFLLKKRNKKFALSSIKIAAWVGLVSALLSAWTGDGSGYQVAQTQPMKLAAMEGYYEGQQGAGLVAIGMLNPEKKTYNDGQDPFLFRIEIPKMLSLLAERKLDGFVPGITDLIEGGYQLKDGTQALSAEEKIERGKTAIGALAAYRAAQAADNDAEAVEAAKVLKENVAYFGYGYIKDVNDLVPNVPLTFYAFRVMVMLGGYFILFFIVVLFLAYKRDLSKMKWMHWVALLTIPLGYLAGQAGWVVAECGRQPWAIQDMLPVNAAISKLDVGSVQTTFFIFLVLFTVMLIAEIGILLKAIKKGPENED, encoded by the coding sequence ATGCTTGAACACATCGACACTTCTCTGATTGACTGGTCGAGGGCACAATTTGCACTGACCGCTATTTATCATTGGATTTTTGTGCCGCTCACGCTGGGGCTGGCAGTCATCATGGGTATCATGGAGACCATGTATTATCGTACGGGTGATGAGTTTTGGAAACGCACCGCCAAGTTTTGGATGAAACTATTCGGTATCAACTTTGCCATAGGCGTGGCGACGGGACTGATTCTGGAGTTTGAGTTCGGAACCAACTGGAGCAATTACAGCTGGTTTGTGGGCGATATCTTCGGGGCGCCGCTTGCTATCGAAGGCATTCTGGCCTTCTTTATGGAGGCTACTTTCATCGCGGTCATGTTCTTTGGCTGGGACAAGGTGAGCAAGAAGTTTCACCTGGCATCTACCTGGCTGACGGGACTTGGTGCTACGATTTCGGCCTGGTGGATACTTGTGGCAAATGCATGGATGCAAAATCCGGTGGGGATGGAGTTCAATCCGGATACAGTGAGAAATGAGATGGTGGACTTTTGGGCAGTGGCTTTGTCGCCTACGGCGGTGAATAAGTTTTTCCATACGGTGTTGTCCGGCTGGGTGCTGGGTGCCGTGTTTGTGGTAGGTGTGGCGTGCTGGTTTCTGCTGAAGAAGCGGAATAAGAAGTTCGCATTGTCCAGCATAAAGATAGCTGCCTGGGTAGGTTTAGTTTCGGCCCTGCTCTCTGCATGGACGGGAGACGGTTCGGGCTATCAGGTGGCACAGACGCAGCCGATGAAGTTGGCTGCCATGGAAGGATATTATGAGGGGCAGCAGGGGGCCGGATTGGTTGCCATCGGTATGCTGAATCCTGAAAAAAAGACTTATAATGACGGACAGGATCCTTTCCTGTTCAGAATAGAGATACCAAAGATGCTTTCGTTACTGGCGGAAAGGAAGTTGGATGGATTCGTGCCCGGTATCACGGATCTTATTGAGGGTGGTTATCAGTTGAAGGATGGAACGCAGGCACTTTCTGCCGAGGAGAAGATAGAACGCGGGAAAACAGCGATTGGTGCGCTGGCTGCTTATCGTGCCGCACAGGCTGCGGATAACGATGCCGAAGCTGTGGAAGCTGCCAAGGTGTTGAAGGAAAATGTAGCTTATTTTGGTTATGGATATATTAAGGATGTAAATGACCTGGTGCCTAATGTGCCACTGACATTCTATGCATTTCGCGTGATGGTGATGTTGGGCGGATACTTTATACTATTCTTTATAGTTGTATTGTTCCTGGCATACAAGCGGGATTTGTCAAAAATGAAATGGATGCACTGGGTAGCTCTGCTGACTATTCCATTGGGCTATCTGGCCGGACAAGCCGGATGGGTGGTTGCCGAATGTGGGCGTCAGCCATGGGCCATACAGGATATGCTGCCTGTAAATGCAGCTATCTCAAAGTTGGATGTCGGCTCCGTGCAGACAACATTCTTCATCTTTCTGGTATTGTTTACCGTCATGCTGATAGCCGAAATCGGTATCTTGCTGAAAGCGATAAAGAAAGGACCGGAAAATGAGGATTAA
- a CDS encoding DUF4492 domain-containing protein codes for MKNTVLKIWRFYVDGFRGMTLGRTLWFIILVKLFIMFFILRLFFFPNYLNTPAVGGDKEEYVGRELIHRAIGDPPGEAIAPLTPE; via the coding sequence ATGAAGAATACAGTCCTGAAAATCTGGCGTTTTTACGTCGATGGTTTCCGAGGTATGACACTTGGGAGAACCTTATGGTTCATTATTCTGGTGAAACTCTTCATCATGTTCTTCATATTGCGCCTTTTCTTCTTTCCCAATTATCTGAATACGCCGGCCGTAGGCGGGGATAAAGAAGAGTATGTGGGCAGGGAGCTCATCCATCGTGCTATTGGTGATCCGCCAGGCGAAGCAATAGCTCCTTTAACTCCTGAGTAA
- a CDS encoding TolC family protein — translation MRNVRRLTVITLCVASACVGSTTLRAQDAAPIASQELTASDAAPEADTALPAQWDLQTCIDYALQHNITLKRNRISAESAEVDVKTAKAALFPSLSASISQRIVNRPNSESGTIISGDNITSSSSKTSYNGSYGIDANWTLYNGSKRLNTIKQQQLNNRIAELNVAESENSIEESIAQIYVQILYAAEAVKVNENTLAVSQAERDRGQQLLEAGSIAKSDLAQLDAQVSTDKYQLVTAQATLQDYKLQLKQLLELDGEKEMNLYLPSLGDENVLIPLPTKTDVYQAALTFRPEIESGKLNVKASDLDISIAKAGYIPTLSLSAGIGTTNANGNDFSFSEQVKNNWNNSLGLTVSIPIFTNRQTKSAVQKARLQKQTSELDLQDQQKTLYKTIENLWLDANSAQQQYVAAAEKLRSTQTSYDLIQEQFNLGMKNTVELLTEKNNLLNAQQETLQAKYMAILNAQLLRFYQGEGIQL, via the coding sequence ATGAGAAACGTAAGAAGATTGACAGTGATAACACTCTGCGTAGCAAGCGCCTGTGTCGGCAGCACGACACTGCGGGCACAGGACGCCGCTCCCATTGCATCGCAAGAGTTAACGGCATCCGATGCCGCTCCCGAAGCTGACACTGCACTTCCCGCTCAGTGGGATTTGCAGACTTGCATCGACTATGCCTTGCAACACAACATCACCCTGAAGCGTAACCGTATCAGTGCGGAAAGCGCAGAAGTAGATGTAAAAACGGCCAAGGCTGCTCTTTTTCCCAGCCTCTCGGCAAGTATCAGCCAGCGCATTGTGAACCGCCCGAACAGTGAAAGCGGTACCATCATCAGTGGCGACAACATCACCAGCAGTAGCAGTAAAACCTCGTACAACGGCAGTTATGGCATTGATGCCAACTGGACTCTTTACAACGGTAGCAAACGTCTGAACACCATCAAGCAACAGCAACTGAACAATCGCATCGCCGAGCTCAACGTTGCCGAGAGTGAAAATTCCATCGAGGAAAGCATCGCACAGATATACGTACAGATACTCTATGCCGCCGAAGCTGTGAAAGTGAACGAAAATACACTTGCCGTCAGCCAGGCCGAACGTGACCGCGGACAGCAATTGTTGGAAGCCGGAAGCATCGCCAAGAGTGACCTTGCGCAACTGGATGCACAGGTCAGTACAGATAAATATCAGTTAGTGACGGCACAAGCCACCCTTCAGGACTATAAACTACAACTGAAACAACTACTTGAACTGGATGGTGAAAAGGAAATGAACCTGTATCTGCCCTCACTGGGAGATGAGAATGTATTGATACCCCTACCCACCAAGACGGATGTGTATCAAGCCGCCCTCACTTTCCGCCCGGAGATAGAGTCGGGCAAACTGAATGTTAAGGCATCCGACCTTGACATCAGCATCGCTAAAGCGGGATATATTCCGACATTAAGCCTCAGCGCAGGTATCGGTACAACGAATGCCAACGGCAACGACTTTTCCTTCTCCGAACAGGTAAAGAATAATTGGAACAACTCACTGGGACTGACCGTAAGTATCCCCATCTTCACCAACCGTCAGACCAAGAGTGCCGTGCAAAAGGCCCGTCTGCAAAAGCAGACCAGTGAACTGGACTTGCAGGATCAGCAGAAGACTTTATACAAGACCATAGAAAACCTTTGGCTGGATGCCAACAGCGCACAGCAGCAATATGTTGCCGCTGCCGAGAAATTGCGCAGCACACAGACCAGTTACGATCTGATTCAGGAACAATTCAACCTGGGCATGAAGAATACCGTGGAACTGCTGACTGAGAAGAATAATCTGCTCAACGCACAGCAGGAAACACTGCAAGCCAAGTACATGGCAATACTGAATGCACAGTTGCTCCGCTTCTACCAGGGCGAAGGCATACAGTTGTAA
- a CDS encoding efflux RND transporter periplasmic adaptor subunit has translation MNKKKIISLAVGVIIVAGIAIWAFGGQAKKRKVVYETATVDRANISNSVTATGTIEPVTEVEVGTQVSGIIDRLYADYNSVVTKGQLIAEMDKVTLQSELASQKATYDGAKAEYEYQQKNYERNKGLHEKQLISDTDYEQSLYNYQKAKSAFDSSKASLAKAERNLSYATITSPIDGVVISRDVEEGQTVASGFETPTLFTIAADLTQMQVVADVDEADIGDVEEGQRVSFTVDAYPNDVFEGKVTQIRLGATSSSSSTTTTTTVVTYEVVISAHNPDLKLKPRLTANITIYTLDKQGVLSVPAKALRFTPAVPLVGSNAVVKDCEGEHKVWTREGDTFTAHPVSIGISNGIVTEITGGINEGTQIVSDAVISTGAETTIAEGQGDGERSPFMPGPPGNNKKKNSK, from the coding sequence ATGAATAAAAAGAAAATTATCAGCTTAGCGGTCGGAGTCATTATTGTAGCCGGCATAGCTATTTGGGCATTTGGCGGACAAGCCAAAAAGCGGAAAGTGGTATATGAGACGGCCACCGTAGACCGCGCCAACATCTCCAATTCCGTGACGGCCACAGGCACTATCGAACCGGTGACCGAAGTGGAAGTAGGTACACAGGTCAGCGGTATCATCGATAGGTTGTACGCAGACTATAACTCAGTAGTAACCAAAGGGCAGCTCATTGCCGAAATGGACAAAGTAACCCTGCAAAGCGAATTAGCATCGCAAAAGGCTACTTACGACGGTGCCAAAGCCGAATATGAATATCAACAGAAGAATTACGAGCGTAACAAAGGATTGCATGAGAAACAACTCATCAGTGATACGGATTACGAGCAAAGTCTTTATAACTACCAGAAAGCAAAGAGCGCCTTCGACAGCAGTAAAGCCTCTCTGGCCAAAGCAGAGCGCAATCTGTCATACGCAACCATCACCTCTCCTATCGACGGCGTTGTCATCAGCCGCGATGTGGAAGAAGGACAGACGGTAGCTTCCGGCTTCGAAACCCCGACCCTCTTCACCATCGCTGCCGACCTGACACAGATGCAGGTAGTAGCTGACGTGGATGAAGCCGATATAGGCGATGTGGAAGAAGGACAGCGTGTAAGTTTCACGGTAGACGCTTATCCGAATGATGTGTTCGAAGGAAAAGTGACACAGATTCGTCTGGGAGCCACAAGCAGTTCAAGCAGCACCACTACCACCACTACGGTAGTTACTTATGAAGTAGTCATCTCCGCCCACAATCCGGACTTGAAGCTGAAACCGAGGCTGACGGCAAACATCACTATCTACACTCTGGATAAACAAGGAGTACTGAGCGTTCCGGCAAAAGCGCTGCGCTTTACGCCTGCCGTTCCACTGGTAGGATCGAATGCAGTGGTTAAAGATTGCGAAGGTGAACATAAAGTCTGGACTCGTGAAGGTGACACATTCACTGCACACCCGGTCAGCATAGGTATCTCTAACGGGATTGTCACCGAAATTACAGGCGGTATCAACGAAGGTACACAAATAGTATCCGATGCGGTGATTAGCACAGGTGCCGAAACCACTATAGCCGAAGGACAGGGAGATGGCGAAAGAAGTCCTTTCATGCCGGGCCCTCCGGGAAATAATAAGAAAAAGAATAGTAAATGA
- a CDS encoding ABC transporter ATP-binding protein, whose amino-acid sequence MSKTVIELQNIRRDFQVGDETVHALRGVSFSITEGEFVTIMGTSGSGKSTLLNTLGCLDTPTSGEYLLDGISVRTMSKPQRAILRNRKIGFVFQSYNLLAKTTAVENVELPLMYNASVSAAERRQRAIEALQAVGLGDRLEHKSNQMSGGQMQRVAIARALVNNPAVILADEATGNLDTRTSFDILVLFQKLHAEGRTIIFVTHNPEIAQYSSRNIRLRDGHVTEDTVNPKILSAAEALAALPKSDED is encoded by the coding sequence ATGAGCAAAACAGTTATAGAATTACAAAATATCCGGCGCGACTTTCAGGTGGGCGATGAAACGGTCCATGCCCTGCGTGGCGTCTCCTTCTCCATCACCGAAGGGGAGTTCGTGACCATCATGGGTACATCCGGCTCCGGTAAGTCAACGCTGTTGAACACCCTGGGCTGCCTAGATACTCCCACCAGCGGCGAATATCTGCTGGATGGCATATCCGTACGCACCATGAGCAAACCTCAACGCGCCATCCTGCGGAACCGGAAGATAGGCTTTGTCTTCCAGAGCTACAATCTGTTGGCAAAGACCACTGCCGTAGAGAATGTGGAATTGCCCCTGATGTACAACGCCTCCGTCTCAGCAGCCGAACGCAGGCAACGCGCCATCGAAGCCCTGCAAGCAGTGGGGCTCGGCGACCGCCTGGAACATAAGTCGAACCAGATGTCCGGTGGACAGATGCAGCGTGTAGCCATCGCCCGTGCCCTGGTGAACAACCCTGCGGTAATCCTTGCCGATGAAGCAACGGGTAATCTGGATACACGTACTTCTTTTGATATATTGGTTCTCTTCCAGAAACTGCATGCCGAAGGACGTACGATTATATTTGTCACCCATAACCCCGAAATAGCTCAATACAGTAGCCGGAATATCCGTCTGCGCGACGGGCACGTGACGGAAGATACGGTGAACCCGAAAATCCTTTCAGCGGCAGAAGCTCTGGCAGCGCTGCCAAAAAGTGATGAAGATTGA
- a CDS encoding ABC transporter permease, with protein sequence MNGTNLFKIALRALANNKLRAFLTMLGIIIGVASVITMLAIGQGSKKSIQAQIAEMGSNMIMIHPGGDTRGGVRQDASSMQTLKLTDYEALRDETNFLAAVSPNVSSSGQLIAGNNNYPASVNGVGTEYLEIRQLSVESGEMFTEADIQSAAKVCIIGKTIVDNLFPNGQDPIGHIIRFNQVPLRVVGVLKAKGYNSMGMDQDEIVLAPYTTVMKRMLAVTYLQGVFASALSEDMTDYATDEITTILRRNHKLKESDDDDFTIRSQQELSTMLNSTTDLMTTLLACIAGISLVVGGIGIMNIMYVSVTERTREIGLRMSVGARGVDILSQFLIEAILISITGGIIGVVIGCGASFIVKNVAHWPIYIQAWSVFLSFAVCTVTGVFFGWYPAKKAADLDPIEAIRYE encoded by the coding sequence ATGAACGGAACAAACCTTTTCAAAATAGCCCTCCGCGCCCTTGCCAACAATAAGCTTCGCGCCTTCCTCACCATGCTGGGTATCATCATCGGTGTGGCATCCGTCATCACCATGCTCGCCATCGGGCAAGGTTCGAAGAAAAGTATTCAGGCACAGATCGCGGAAATGGGTTCGAATATGATTATGATTCATCCGGGTGGTGATACGCGTGGCGGTGTCCGCCAGGATGCCTCGTCCATGCAGACACTGAAGCTGACCGATTACGAAGCCCTGCGGGATGAAACCAACTTCCTGGCAGCCGTCAGCCCCAATGTATCGTCCAGCGGACAGCTCATTGCAGGAAACAATAACTATCCTGCCTCTGTAAATGGTGTAGGTACCGAATATCTCGAAATCCGCCAGTTGAGCGTAGAGAGTGGCGAGATGTTTACCGAAGCGGACATTCAGAGTGCCGCCAAAGTCTGCATCATCGGTAAGACCATTGTGGACAACCTTTTCCCGAACGGACAGGACCCTATCGGACATATCATCCGTTTCAACCAGGTGCCCCTGCGCGTAGTGGGCGTACTTAAAGCCAAAGGCTATAACTCCATGGGTATGGACCAGGACGAAATCGTACTGGCACCTTATACCACGGTAATGAAACGTATGCTTGCCGTCACATACCTGCAAGGTGTCTTCGCCTCCGCCCTCTCCGAGGATATGACGGATTATGCAACGGATGAAATCACCACCATCCTGCGCCGCAACCATAAGCTGAAAGAGAGTGATGACGACGACTTCACCATTCGCAGCCAACAGGAACTCAGCACCATGCTGAACTCCACTACCGACCTGATGACGACACTTCTGGCATGTATCGCCGGTATCTCCCTGGTAGTAGGTGGTATCGGTATCATGAACATCATGTACGTCAGCGTGACGGAGCGTACCCGTGAAATCGGTCTGCGTATGTCTGTCGGTGCCCGTGGTGTGGATATTCTCTCGCAATTCCTGATCGAGGCCATCCTTATCAGTATCACAGGTGGTATCATCGGAGTCGTCATTGGCTGCGGAGCCTCCTTCATCGTAAAGAACGTAGCCCACTGGCCTATCTACATCCAGGCATGGAGTGTATTCCTCTCCTTCGCCGTTTGTACGGTCACCGGTGTATTCTTCGGCTGGTATCCGGCTAAGAAGGCGGCGGATCTGGACCCGATAGAGGCTATAAGATACGAATAA